One window from the genome of Armatimonadota bacterium encodes:
- the rpoZ gene encoding DNA-directed RNA polymerase subunit omega: MSANEKIFPAPDILNEVEYGKFVLTNLAAKRAKQIKEGAPPLVRIDTNHPLSIALEEIAKGKIKPILGSDAQAAELDEDYSALDELGLDDVGLLLPGVDDDDADDDDLDLLGLDDLGFGDDDDEEDLTLEGDADETVAALLEDDDTGAVAAADDEEDVAVAEDDGPEMSLDDLASEEEAGAEDDEND; this comes from the coding sequence TATCCTCAACGAAGTCGAATACGGTAAGTTTGTCCTCACTAACCTCGCCGCGAAACGGGCAAAACAAATCAAAGAAGGCGCGCCCCCGCTCGTCCGGATCGACACCAACCACCCGCTTTCCATTGCCTTGGAAGAAATCGCCAAAGGCAAAATCAAGCCGATCCTCGGCAGCGACGCCCAAGCCGCCGAACTCGACGAAGACTACAGCGCTCTCGACGAGCTCGGCTTGGATGATGTGGGCCTCCTCCTCCCCGGAGTCGATGATGACGACGCCGATGACGACGACCTCGACCTCCTCGGCCTGGATGACCTCGGATTTGGGGATGACGACGACGAAGAAGACCTCACCCTTGAAGGCGATGCCGACGAGACGGTCGCCGCTTTGCTCGAAGACGACGACACCGGGGCAGTTGCCGCGGCCGACGATGAAGAAGATGTCGCCGTTGCCGAAGACGACGGGCCGGAAATGTCGCTCGACGATTTGGCCAGCGAAGAAGAAGCCGGCGCAGAAGACGACGAAAACGACTGA